A window of Castanea sativa cultivar Marrone di Chiusa Pesio chromosome 1, ASM4071231v1 contains these coding sequences:
- the LOC142622005 gene encoding transcription factor MYB114-like, producing MAPLSSRCTKKEANRGAWTAEEDQKLAQVIEIHGPKRWKSVAAKAGLNRCGKSCRLRWMNYLRPNIKRGNISDQEEDLILRLHRLLGNRWSLIAGRLPGRTDNEIKNYWNSHLSKKTKLKEKQNRGFTVQSELEKTNVMEMEHIVDRREEGTSTRNVDSQTSFIGDDLFNSSSEGPLNLEWMSKFLEMDDSWFELLHDM from the exons ATGGCTCCATTGAGCAGTCGATGCACTAAGAAAGAAGCTAACAGAGGAGCATGGACAGCTGAAGAGGACCAAAAACTAGCTCAAGTCATTGAAATCCATGGTCCAAAGAGGTGGAAGTCGGTGGCAGCTAAAGCAG GTCTAAATCGATGTGGGAAGAGTTGCAGGTTGAGATGGATGAATTATCTAAGACCCAATATTAAAAGGGGCAATATATCTGACCAAGAAGAGGATTTGATACTTAGGCTTCATAGACTCCTAGGAAACAG GTGGTCTTTGATTGCTGGAAGATTGCCTGGTCGAACTGATAATGAGATTAAGAATTACTGGAATTCTCATTTGAGCAAAAAGACGAAGctgaaagagaaacaaaatagaGGATTCACGGTACAGTCTGAGCTTGAAAAAACAAATGTAATGGAGATGGAGCATATAGTCGATAGAAGGGAAGAGGGCACCTCTACAAGAAATGTGGACTCACAGACTAGCTTCATTGGGGATGACCTCTTTAATAGCTCTAGCGAGGGGCCTCTAAATTTGGAGTGGATGAGCAAATTCCTTGAAATGGACGACAGTTGGTTCGAATTGTTGCATGATATgtga
- the LOC142621518 gene encoding uncharacterized protein LOC142621518, which yields MSEISSKAMEFTSKANIVEGGLFRPPQNNKKYDPRATCRVRGNLKNNSNNKGSTLNKENLVETEEVIAAVVFEAHLVSSVKGWVVDSACTRHIGAFKEEFTSYTPIVEGTEFVYVGDNRPIPVSGKVKVLLKLTSGKTLSLTNVLHIPHFRHNLISVRLLGKAGIKVLFDGGIVTLSKNELFVGKGYDNDGLFVLNVDQVINENGSSSYAYLVDSVDVWHGRLGHINLGYIKKMKECGIINSLSEANMEKCEICAETKITKKPCKSVTREFELLSLILNGIAEWKNRTLKEIMNAMLVSSGLSFNMWGCLATVMQLEPKKRKLGSRTCDCVFIGYASNSSCYRFLVIKSDILESYTTIESENAIFFEHLFPLKNKEKVLHESVDTSNDLVDDIQELRSKRARKEKSYGNDFLAYIVEDGPVRLVKNRGDSVSQDKYGQIIGCLMSLSTRPDIAYAGTFGFGLLYCGYPTVLEGYCDANWISDTDEVKPTSGYVFTLAGGTVSWKSTKHTCIARSTMEAKLVALEKTAITFAKNKIYNEKSRHIRLRHNIVRQLIGNGVMSLDFVRLEKNLADPLTKPLARRLVSEASRRIGLIPKL from the exons ATGTCCGAAATTTCTTCTAAGGCTATGGAATTTACTTCAAAGGCTAATATTGTAGAGGGAGGACTCTTTAGACCTCCACAAAACAATAAGAAATATGATCCTAGAG CAACTTGTAGAGTGAGAGGCAACTTAAAAAACAATAGTAACAACAAGGGCTCGAcattaaacaaagaaaatttggTGGAAACCGAAGAGGTCATTGCGGCAGTGGTGTTCGAGGCACATTTGGTCTCAAGTGTGAAAGGATGGGTAGTAGATTCGGCTTGCACAAGACATATTGGTGCATTCAAAGAGGAGTTTACTTCCTACACTCCAATAGTAGAAGGCACCGAGTTTGTTTATGTTGGGGACAATAGGCCTATACCAGTGAGTGGCAAAGTGAAGGTACTCTTGAAGCTAACTTCCGGTAAAACTCTTTCACTCACCAATGTCCTCCATATACCTCATTTTCGACACAACCTCATCTCGGTACGTTTGCTTGGTAAAGCTGGTATTAAAGTTCTATTTGATGGTGGCATagttactttatctaaaaaTGAACTCTTTGTTGGTAAGGGTTATGATAATGATGGTCTTTTTGTACTTAATGTTGATCAAGTCATTAATGAAAATGGTTCATCTTCTTATGCTTACTTGGTTGATTCTGTTGATGTATGGCATGGTAGACTTGGACATATAAATCTTGGTtacataaagaaaatgaaagaatgtgGAATCATAAACTCACTAAGTGAAGCAAACAtggaaaaatgtgaaatttgtgcCGAAACTAAAATCACCAAGAAACCTTGTAAATCTGTAACTAGAGAATTCGAACTCCTTAGTTTG ATTCTAAATGGAATAGCCGAATGGAAAAATAGAACTCTTAAAGAGATAATGAATGCTATGCTTGTTAGTTCTGGGCTATCTTTCAATATGTGGGGGTGTTTGGCTACGGTTATGCAGCTTGAGCCTAAAAAGAGAAAACTTGGTTCTCGAACATGTGATTGTGTGTTTATTGGATATGCTAGCAATAGTTCATGTTATAGATTTCTAGTTATCAAGAGTGATATTTTAGAATCTTACACTACTATTGAATCTGAAAATGCTATATTCTTTGAGCATttgtttcctttaaaaaataaggaaaaagtaTTGCATGAATCTGTTGATACTTCTAATGATCTTGTTGATGACATACAAGAATTAAGGAGTAAGCGAGCTAGAAAGGAAAAGAGTTACGGTAACGATTTCCTTGCCTATATTGTTGAAGATGGACCT GTGCGCTTGGTTAAAAATCGTGGTGATAGTGTTTCACAAGATAAATATGGACAAATTATTGGTTGTTTAATGTCTTTGAGTACTCGTCCTGATATTGCATATGCT GGGACATTTGGTTTTGGATTGTTATATTGTGGCTATCCTACTGTTTTAGAAGGATATTGTGATGCTAATTGGATCTCTGATACAGATGAAGTGAAACCCACTAGTGGATATGTGTTTACACTAGCTGGAGGGACTGTCTCTTGGAAGTCAACCAAGCACACTTGCATAGCGAGATCCACCATGGAAGCAAAGTTAGTGGCCTTAGAGAAG ACTGCCATAACATTTGCtaagaacaaaatttataatgagaAAAGTCGACATATCCGATTGAGGCACAATATTGTGAGACAGCTTATTGGTAATGGTGTTATGTCTTTGGACTTTGTGAGGTTAGAAAAGAACTTGGCCGATCCTTTGACCAAACCACTAGCAAGAAGGCTAGTGAGTGAGGCATCTAGGAGAATTGGACTGATACCCAAGTTGTGA